The Methanosphaera sp. BMS genome contains a region encoding:
- a CDS encoding transposase: protein MGVKVVDLKQRKGYCGCLDDEIPSDDIVFLLTYFVLSNKDRIYEVVDIKEKGKPVNPPEYLVSLLIYSALRHVDGTDELAEMARFHQKFRYACGDLQPSGRVLRKFMQDYGNLFKQMFSSYLKFSVYFRIN from the coding sequence TTGGGAGTAAAAGTTGTGGATTTGAAACAGAGAAAAGGGTATTGCGGTTGTTTAGATGATGAGATTCCAAGTGATGATATTGTGTTTTTGTTAACTTATTTTGTGTTATCCAATAAAGATAGGATATATGAAGTTGTGGATATTAAAGAGAAGGGTAAGCCTGTTAATCCTCCAGAATATCTCGTATCTCTTTTAATTTACAGTGCATTACGTCATGTTGATGGAACTGATGAATTAGCTGAAATGGCCAGGTTTCATCAGAAATTCAGATATGCATGTGGTGATTTACAACCTTCTGGAAGAGTTTTACGTAAATTTATGCAGGATTATGGTAATTTATTTAAGCAAATGTTTAGCTCTTACCTTAAATTTAGCGTATACTTTAGGATTAACTGA
- a CDS encoding transposase has product MQLATDTQSKLICAVHISQHPTDHHELPPTMNKAVENLPTKPHKVSADTIYKQESTLQYLEKEGYDGIISDQGQNRINQGKIPDNLFHKDNFTYNFDKDTFSISLWRNIKS; this is encoded by the coding sequence ATGCAATTAGCAACAGACACACAATCAAAGTTAATTTGTGCTGTACACATATCACAACATCCCACAGATCATCATGAATTACCACCAACAATGAATAAAGCAGTAGAGAATTTACCGACAAAACCCCACAAAGTAAGTGCAGATACAATCTATAAACAAGAATCTACTCTTCAATATCTTGAAAAAGAAGGTTATGATGGAATAATATCAGATCAAGGACAAAACAGGATAAATCAAGGTAAAATACCAGACAATCTATTCCATAAAGACAATTTTACATACAATTTTGACAAAGACACATTTTCAATATCCCTCTGGAGAAACATTAAATCATAA
- a CDS encoding aldo/keto reductase yields MDKFAFGMMRLPQLDENDPTKVDVEQVKQMVDAFIENGGKYFDTAYPYHNGVSENVLKEAVVDRYPREDFIVATKLPIFSVTKAEDMEKFFNEQLEKCGVDYFDYYLIHNVNEMTHHAVYDFDSFEFVRQKKREGKIKHMGFSFHDKPDALIEALEAFPDCDFVQLQINYLDWDNPSVESRRCYEIACEYNKPVIVMEPVKGGALANLPQQAEEIFKEYDNESENVSWALRFCNDLDNVFMILNGVSSIDQMKSSINIFKDIKPLNDEEHELILKACDVVNELTPIKCTECNYCIEHCPVNIPISKYFSIYNTNHINITQGGDPINASVSYLVIAESDEHGAANDCIECQACEKYCPQHLDIHELLKDVDKKLNNPMMKEFLST; encoded by the coding sequence ATGGATAAATTTGCTTTTGGAATGATGCGTCTTCCACAATTGGATGAAAATGATCCAACAAAGGTAGATGTGGAACAGGTAAAACAGATGGTGGATGCATTTATAGAAAACGGTGGCAAATACTTTGACACGGCATATCCTTATCATAATGGTGTAAGTGAAAACGTACTCAAAGAGGCAGTAGTTGACAGATATCCAAGGGAGGATTTTATTGTAGCTACAAAATTACCAATATTTTCAGTTACCAAAGCCGAGGATATGGAAAAGTTCTTCAATGAACAACTCGAAAAGTGTGGCGTGGACTATTTTGATTATTATCTGATACATAATGTTAATGAGATGACACATCATGCAGTATATGATTTTGATTCATTTGAATTTGTAAGACAAAAAAAGCGTGAGGGAAAAATCAAGCACATGGGATTTTCCTTCCATGACAAACCGGATGCATTAATTGAGGCATTGGAGGCATTTCCTGACTGTGACTTCGTTCAACTACAAATTAACTACTTGGACTGGGATAATCCATCAGTAGAGTCAAGAAGATGCTATGAAATAGCATGTGAATATAATAAGCCTGTTATTGTAATGGAACCTGTTAAGGGTGGAGCTTTAGCTAACTTACCACAACAAGCTGAAGAGATATTCAAGGAATATGATAATGAATCTGAAAATGTATCATGGGCATTAAGATTCTGCAATGACTTGGACAATGTTTTCATGATTCTAAATGGTGTAAGTAGCATAGACCAGATGAAAAGTAGCATAAACATATTCAAGGATATCAAACCGCTCAATGATGAAGAACATGAATTGATTTTAAAGGCATGTGATGTAGTAAATGAGTTAACCCCTATTAAATGTACTGAATGTAACTACTGTATAGAGCATTGTCCTGTTAATATTCCTATATCCAAGTACTTTTCCATATATAACACAAATCACATTAATATAACGCAGGGTGGAGATCCAATTAACGCATCTGTTAGCTACCTTGTAATTGCCGAAAGCGATGAACATGGTGCGGCAAATGATTGTATAGAATGTCAGGCATGTGAAAAATATTGTCCGCAACACTTGGATATACATGAACTGTTAAAAGATGTTGATAAGAAGTTAAACAATCCTATGATGAAAGAATTTTTATCCACCTAG
- a CDS encoding IS200/IS605 family accessory protein TnpB-related protein: MVYKKTNKIQDFIDKISHMIVLKYQNICMETLNIKSMMKNNKFSSKLQRISISKFVDTLKYKSSWNNRNFIQVDRFYLSNKLCRICGYKFDLTLDMRKWTCPIVKPHMTATSTQRLTY; this comes from the coding sequence ATGGTATATAAAAAAACCAATAAAATACAAGATTTCATTGATAAAATCAGCCATATGATAGTTTTAAAATATCAAAATATTTGTATGGAAACTCTAAATATTAAATCAATGATGAAAAACAACAAGTTTTCCTCTAAACTACAAAGGATAAGTATCAGCAAATTCGTAGACACCTTAAAATATAAATCATCCTGGAATAATAGAAATTTCATACAAGTAGACCGATTTTACCTATCCAATAAACTATGCAGAATATGTGGTTACAAATTCGACCTAACGTTGGATATGAGAAAATGGACTTGTCCAATTGTAAAACCACACATGACCGCGACTTCAACGCAGCGATTAACATATTAA
- a CDS encoding chitobiase/beta-hexosaminidase C-terminal domain-containing protein → MDVNESNDDDMSITATANYNNNIKQDMDKDMNNGEVIPDNNFEDGFENSEIIELNDTTIDEDEDDFVEDDKSRDSTRRNPNNDRASGDTSAIVSNTTTALSVKVVLSKLTSTTYNTTFSGVNNCTVYYTLNGANPTTSSTKYNKAFVYDTSKTLKYFAVKANGECGAVLSMKLSEGSTPYIVYKTPITNKAQQVYISYTLPTTSIYYTIDGSIPTTKSTKYNAPIKINNYTDLRFISVYGSITSNVYSYRMNAVKPVVTIKNITDVRDNYQNITVKINKAGTIYYTRNGSIPNTSSNTWTNNTKVMISIKTQVRVILVDNEGFTSDVTFYQPPKVITPPITAIRPLTTLENNKQRIQFSTNKLNCTVYYTTDGTNPNNSSTVKTAKNNDKIYLNKNTRLKYYTQDDIQLYKSKVFNYTPVQHPDERPTITIMNASNIWSNGQQKIIIQSNQPGKFNITKYNQTQAPTETLNNYGSYTTDTNTKIEIYTQYNDKYSKTIEYNPINGSKTVMNYTYLMEFSFESMWISLGNTKLYTSNQAFIDNLNNGKYYFYNYRLNSTVILTDTPVNEYGVLLYKDGYNIAIKYINRVYGDVNTISVSKLFNNNNVTSVYVFNNNQRSKLVDLYFYNMDAYKTFFTRFISNHNSDMVSKTEILTSEYNSEISFNTIQTYVLTNKVINTSILKSYMNLKDNYNTNVLKSYYGTYLTALSTIYFYDETSKFFADKLNVEFSRQQEAQVLIGVHCSGITYMTTPDPTLGLNIYGNESNKLYFRLMSTLMLSECERMALQASGQTTTSAFQIFWKSLNESTLNIIYNEDNNTIKIVPYADGYELQCLFIIELDTGIVWTYTYNFYETLIFLTPEYLKGATTLDNQGECYHDERTDAFSNALRNLTNYIDAIGYRMGQENLQMMQEGLELSQSISDDMVSFFEDWAGGTAITAGMTIVLASGGTMLPVVVGVAIVGMGIGLCLHAAGADEPSDILNPYY, encoded by the coding sequence ATGGATGTCAACGAATCAAATGATGATGACATGAGCATTACTGCAACTGCAAATTACAATAATAACATTAAACAAGACATGGATAAAGATATGAATAATGGGGAAGTTATTCCCGATAATAATTTTGAGGATGGATTTGAAAATTCTGAAATAATAGAACTAAACGATACTACTATTGATGAGGATGAGGATGATTTTGTCGAAGATGACAAATCCAGAGATTCCACTAGACGTAACCCCAACAATGACAGGGCAAGTGGAGATACCAGTGCTATTGTAAGTAACACCACCACCGCTTTAAGTGTAAAGGTAGTTCTAAGCAAACTCACGTCCACCACATATAATACTACTTTTAGTGGCGTAAACAACTGTACGGTTTATTATACTTTAAATGGTGCTAATCCAACAACCAGCAGTACAAAATACAACAAAGCATTTGTTTATGATACGAGTAAGACTTTGAAGTATTTTGCAGTTAAGGCTAACGGTGAATGCGGTGCAGTTCTATCCATGAAGCTTAGTGAAGGCTCAACGCCGTACATTGTATACAAGACACCGATAACTAATAAGGCACAACAGGTATACATTTCATATACCTTGCCCACAACCAGCATATACTATACAATCGACGGCAGCATACCTACCACCAAGAGCACCAAGTATAATGCACCCATAAAGATAAATAACTATACTGACCTACGATTTATCTCAGTATACGGTTCAATAACCAGCAACGTCTATAGTTATCGTATGAATGCGGTTAAACCCGTGGTAACAATTAAAAACATTACAGATGTACGTGACAACTACCAGAACATAACGGTAAAAATAAACAAGGCAGGTACAATCTACTATACAAGAAACGGGTCAATACCGAATACTAGCAGTAACACGTGGACTAACAACACCAAGGTAATGATATCCATAAAGACACAGGTAAGAGTAATATTGGTGGATAATGAAGGATTCACATCTGATGTAACATTCTACCAGCCACCGAAGGTAATCACACCACCAATAACGGCAATAAGACCACTGACAACACTGGAAAACAACAAACAAAGAATACAATTCAGTACCAACAAACTAAACTGCACTGTATACTATACAACCGATGGTACAAATCCAAATAATAGTTCAACAGTAAAAACTGCTAAAAACAATGATAAAATATACCTGAACAAAAACACACGACTAAAATACTACACGCAGGATGATATTCAGCTTTACAAATCAAAGGTATTCAATTACACACCAGTACAGCACCCGGACGAGCGACCAACCATAACAATCATGAACGCAAGTAACATCTGGAGCAATGGACAGCAGAAAATAATCATACAATCCAACCAGCCAGGAAAATTCAACATAACAAAGTATAACCAGACACAAGCACCAACAGAAACACTAAACAACTACGGAAGCTACACAACAGATACCAATACCAAAATAGAAATATACACACAATATAATGACAAGTACTCCAAGACAATCGAGTACAATCCAATAAATGGGTCTAAAACTGTTATGAATTATACTTATTTAATGGAGTTTTCATTTGAAAGTATGTGGATATCATTAGGTAATACCAAACTATACACATCTAATCAAGCATTTATTGATAATCTAAATAATGGTAAGTATTATTTCTATAATTATAGATTAAACAGTACTGTTATATTGACGGATACACCTGTAAATGAATATGGGGTACTCTTATATAAGGATGGTTATAATATAGCAATTAAATATATTAATCGTGTTTATGGTGATGTTAATACTATTAGTGTTAGTAAGCTGTTTAATAATAACAATGTTACCAGCGTTTATGTATTTAATAATAATCAGCGTTCAAAACTTGTTGATTTGTATTTCTATAATATGGATGCATATAAAACATTTTTCACCAGATTTATCTCAAATCATAATTCTGACATGGTGTCCAAAACAGAAATATTGACATCAGAATATAACTCAGAGATATCATTTAACACTATTCAAACATATGTTTTAACTAATAAAGTAATAAATACAAGTATTTTGAAGTCGTACATGAATTTGAAAGATAATTACAATACTAATGTACTTAAATCATATTACGGAACTTATTTAACTGCTCTTTCAACCATATACTTCTATGACGAAACAAGCAAGTTTTTTGCAGATAAACTAAATGTTGAATTTTCAAGACAACAAGAAGCTCAAGTACTTATTGGAGTACATTGTAGTGGAATAACCTATATGACAACACCTGATCCAACGTTAGGTTTAAACATATATGGAAATGAATCAAATAAATTATATTTCAGATTAATGTCTACATTAATGTTATCTGAATGTGAACGAATGGCATTGCAGGCTTCAGGCCAAACAACAACAAGTGCATTCCAAATATTCTGGAAATCATTAAATGAATCAACACTAAATATAATATATAATGAGGATAACAATACCATTAAAATAGTTCCATATGCAGATGGATATGAGCTACAATGTTTGTTTATCATAGAATTAGACACGGGAATTGTATGGACATACACTTACAATTTTTATGAAACATTAATATTTCTGACTCCAGAGTATCTCAAAGGTGCAACAACACTAGACAATCAAGGGGAATGTTACCATGATGAACGAACAGATGCCTTTTCAAATGCTCTTAGAAATCTGACAAATTATATTGATGCTATCGGGTATCGTATGGGTCAGGAAAATCTTCAAATGATGCAGGAAGGATTGGAATTAAGTCAAAGCATATCTGATGATATGGTAAGTTTCTTTGAAGACTGGGCGGGTGGAACAGCAATAACCGCTGGTATGACAATAGTACTTGCATCAGGTGGAACAATGCTTCCAGTAGTAGTAGGAGTAGCAATAGTAGGAATGGGTATAGGATTATGTTTACATGCTGCAGGAGCAGATGAACCATCAGACATATTAAACCCATATTACTGA
- a CDS encoding TetR/AcrR family transcriptional regulator has translation MNEKQQRIMESGLKIFGKKGYGSTTTAEIAKDANISVGTLFNYYPSKQELINQLYLYANRDYCNYAKNLKEKKDFKKGMIELWSRCIDYALDNQDTFRFIVLFRNSPVITDKTIQQINDESKFFENVYNKFRERNEVKIYYDLFSYIMFGCLIATLEFIEKNPDKEVEHIKDVSFDYLWDGVSP, from the coding sequence ATGAATGAAAAACAGCAACGTATAATGGAGTCAGGACTAAAAATATTTGGTAAAAAAGGATATGGTTCAACGACTACCGCTGAAATTGCTAAGGATGCAAATATAAGTGTCGGAACATTATTCAACTACTATCCATCTAAACAGGAATTGATCAATCAACTCTATTTATATGCTAACAGGGATTACTGTAACTATGCAAAAAATCTAAAAGAGAAAAAAGATTTCAAAAAGGGAATGATAGAATTATGGTCCCGATGTATAGACTATGCACTAGACAACCAGGATACTTTTAGATTCATAGTCCTCTTTAGAAATTCACCAGTAATAACTGATAAAACGATACAACAAATCAATGATGAATCAAAATTCTTTGAAAACGTATATAATAAGTTTAGAGAAAGAAATGAAGTCAAAATATATTATGATTTGTTCAGCTACATAATGTTTGGTTGCTTAATAGCAACATTGGAATTCATAGAAAAAAATCCTGATAAAGAAGTAGAACATATAAAAGATGTATCCTTCGATTACTTGTGGGATGGAGTTAGCCCATAG
- a CDS encoding argininosuccinate synthase, whose protein sequence is MDKVVLAFSGGLDTSVCVKLLEEKYDMEVITACVDVGQPEDEIERPQKAAEKIGSAKHYTIDAKEEFAKDYAFRCIKTNALYEGYPLSTAFARPLIAKKIVEIAKKENATTIAHGCTGKGNDQFRFEATIRSESDIDIVAPVRDYNLTRTEEQEYAKEHGIPLPSEKIYSIDENLWGRSIEGGLLEDPATAAPEDIYAWTKSTIDAPDEPQIVKITFKNGEPVAIDDEELNPVSLIRKANAIAGEHGIGRIDMIEDRIIGLKSRENYETPGAILLITAHSALEKLIFSRKEIKFAENLSQTYAELVYNGLWNEPLREDLDVVNDHMQRRVNGCVEVRLHKGSMKVITKKSSCAIYNEDTVSFEDKELIDQREMIGMVKYHDIQGAEYAKVCKKE, encoded by the coding sequence ATGGATAAAGTAGTACTAGCTTTTAGTGGAGGATTAGACACCTCCGTATGTGTAAAATTATTGGAAGAAAAATATGACATGGAAGTAATCACGGCTTGTGTAGATGTAGGTCAGCCAGAAGATGAAATAGAAAGACCACAAAAAGCTGCAGAAAAAATCGGTTCAGCAAAACACTACACAATAGATGCAAAAGAGGAATTTGCAAAAGATTATGCATTCAGATGTATAAAAACAAACGCATTATATGAAGGATACCCATTAAGTACAGCATTTGCAAGACCACTTATTGCAAAAAAAATTGTTGAAATAGCTAAAAAAGAAAATGCTACAACAATAGCACACGGCTGTACCGGAAAAGGTAATGACCAATTCAGATTTGAAGCTACTATAAGATCAGAGTCAGACATAGACATCGTAGCACCTGTAAGAGACTATAACCTTACAAGAACAGAAGAACAGGAATATGCAAAGGAACATGGAATACCATTACCATCAGAAAAAATATACAGTATAGATGAAAACCTATGGGGCAGATCAATAGAAGGCGGCCTACTAGAAGACCCTGCAACAGCCGCTCCTGAAGATATCTACGCTTGGACCAAATCAACAATCGATGCACCTGATGAACCACAAATAGTTAAGATAACATTCAAAAACGGTGAACCAGTAGCTATTGATGATGAAGAACTTAATCCTGTAAGTCTTATCAGAAAAGCAAATGCCATAGCCGGTGAACATGGTATAGGTAGAATAGACATGATTGAAGATAGAATCATAGGCTTGAAATCAAGAGAAAACTATGAAACACCAGGAGCAATCCTCTTAATAACAGCTCATTCAGCCTTAGAAAAACTAATCTTCAGTAGAAAGGAAATTAAATTTGCAGAAAACCTAAGTCAAACATATGCGGAACTGGTATATAACGGATTATGGAATGAACCATTAAGAGAAGACCTGGATGTTGTAAATGACCACATGCAAAGAAGAGTAAACGGCTGCGTTGAAGTAAGATTACACAAAGGATCAATGAAAGTAATTACCAAAAAATCATCATGTGCAATATACAATGAAGACACAGTATCCTTTGAAGACAAGGAATTAATCGATCAAAGAGAAATGATTGGTATGGTAAAATACCATGACATACAAGGGGCAGAATACGCCAAAGTATGTAAAAAAGAGTAA
- a CDS encoding right-handed parallel beta-helix repeat-containing protein, whose protein sequence is MFNKKYLVIFLALLIACMSVVVAADVDDSTADTTVMADDTPMVSNVQEQTTVSEDNIITKETRNLKQDPTPIIVNSEADFNNLFDSDGYLTGVTDGSTIKINADISKNDKSYIINKAINLTSDNNNTIDLNTSMGYNLPNSQLHYTSFNFVAGAAGSNITNIHFHNTEIYVNNTNSIVFDGVSVTVTDNTVGTEVGIMSIRDDSTNITVKNSYFNTNNNGGYSTLVLAGTSYSTIDNNTIIGSGTVGNLLYLTTYNVANIAEDDIELNSYNNITNNTISRAEGESDITYGITLTGHDNLIANNIVNIYGQGITTQWAYTDPATPQIGNNSERYKGNYYYNNTVNNGASFKATNNSTIENNTLTGTVTSGANSTLTNNTITKKVTAQTGSSLYNNTIFDGVLVNTQNVRLIGNNISKMVNITKNNVYLEYNHICGNIKITSDFTNVTVKNNIFCGEFLGNYPSTYTNNTPCGSGCTAVTCTCHQATPTSHGNIKTAGEIIEITSENIYNWFDIDDGWVSFNNQKIRQHNDSIWVLDQSACTIFNQQSVLAFAVGSNVGCISLVGKDNPTLRVDELMVSQGLKLFANFTIKLGINGEGTPRVMSLVRFNARNNHTAIVENLTISGELWDIPEDITNIITFQNQREQDIPELAGIVRNCKIDLGIMTDDIDWSNDARPKVAPIYFQQSSQGRYVRFDNNTINLTELSYRGNYSTLWSIYNCNNHTELINNNMYLSGHKYLYAIENCASNTNISGNNIVVNGTHYTAGVYITGVDMQNNTVENNNITLYSGYGHAGINGKEEDSGYAVVIEDRGYGGATYDENKGTAVYNNKILNNNITSYGNNPYSIEHFGGKNTTIAGNNITAQGYNPAGIALTGVNVTIENNTIKSYALTNITGGTVDYFPAVSTGVLLQWSRNTTLNNNVIEVENGTGVTANKYTELYLINNNITTTDDYAVALYNVKDSSVTENTLIARTLVGDAAVLDNNGTNNVIQLNLPAEPVKEYSLQIDTTEFTQGTNATITASIYYGDDIATDINKGKVTFKVNGKTLKDTNGKIIYVKVVNGQATIENYLVPDTWNNQSTIEAIYSGSADLEKMSSGKIDMTVTPKEVTLTTSDITSTAGSQVQLTATLSDNTINTGKIVFKINGKTVKDENGKVIYAKVVNGQVTVNYTIPESMKTDTYTITAVYISSNSEKLTAEATLTVAKPSNN, encoded by the coding sequence ATGTTTAATAAGAAATACCTAGTTATTTTCCTTGCATTGTTAATTGCTTGTATGAGCGTAGTGGTTGCTGCAGATGTTGATGATTCAACAGCTGACACAACTGTTATGGCAGATGATACTCCAATGGTATCAAACGTACAAGAGCAGACAACTGTAAGTGAAGATAATATAATAACAAAAGAAACAAGGAATTTAAAACAGGATCCGACACCAATAATCGTTAATTCAGAAGCAGATTTTAATAATCTGTTTGATTCTGACGGTTATTTAACTGGTGTAACGGATGGTTCAACAATTAAAATTAATGCCGACATTTCAAAAAATGACAAATCATATATTATTAACAAGGCCATTAATTTAACAAGTGATAACAATAACACAATAGATTTGAATACTTCCATGGGATATAATCTTCCCAACAGTCAGTTACATTATACGTCATTTAACTTTGTAGCAGGAGCTGCAGGCTCAAACATCACGAACATACATTTCCATAACACTGAAATATATGTAAACAATACAAACAGCATAGTATTTGATGGTGTTAGTGTTACCGTTACAGACAATACTGTAGGAACAGAAGTAGGAATAATGTCCATACGTGATGATTCAACCAACATCACAGTTAAAAACAGTTACTTCAATACAAACAATAATGGTGGATACAGCACATTGGTACTTGCTGGAACCAGTTATTCAACAATAGATAATAATACAATAATTGGAAGTGGAACTGTTGGTAATTTACTATATTTAACCACTTACAATGTGGCAAATATAGCAGAAGATGATATTGAATTAAATTCATATAATAATATTACGAATAATACTATTAGTCGTGCAGAAGGTGAATCCGACATTACCTATGGTATAACGTTAACAGGACATGATAACTTAATTGCAAACAATATTGTGAACATTTATGGTCAAGGTATCACTACACAATGGGCTTATACTGATCCTGCAACACCACAAATTGGTAATAATAGTGAAAGATATAAAGGAAACTATTATTATAATAATACCGTAAATAATGGTGCATCCTTCAAGGCAACCAATAACAGTACTATTGAAAACAACACACTTACGGGTACCGTTACAAGCGGTGCAAACTCAACACTAACCAACAATACCATTACTAAAAAAGTTACTGCTCAGACAGGTTCCTCATTATACAATAACACAATATTTGATGGAGTACTTGTCAATACACAAAATGTTCGATTAATCGGCAATAATATCAGTAAAATGGTGAACATAACTAAAAACAATGTTTATCTAGAATACAACCATATTTGTGGAAATATTAAAATCACCTCAGATTTTACCAATGTAACTGTTAAAAATAATATTTTCTGTGGAGAATTTTTAGGAAACTATCCAAGTACTTACACTAATAATACTCCTTGTGGAAGTGGGTGTACTGCTGTAACCTGTACTTGTCATCAAGCTACTCCTACATCCCATGGAAACATTAAGACTGCCGGTGAAATCATTGAAATTACAAGTGAAAACATATATAACTGGTTTGACATAGATGATGGATGGGTAAGTTTTAATAATCAAAAAATACGTCAGCATAATGATAGTATATGGGTACTGGATCAGTCCGCATGTACTATATTTAATCAACAATCTGTTTTAGCATTCGCTGTAGGTTCAAATGTTGGATGTATAAGTCTTGTAGGTAAAGACAATCCTACATTAAGAGTAGATGAGCTTATGGTTTCTCAAGGATTAAAATTATTTGCTAATTTCACAATCAAGTTAGGAATAAATGGTGAGGGAACACCAAGAGTAATGAGTCTGGTCAGATTTAATGCCAGAAACAATCACACGGCAATTGTTGAAAACTTAACAATAAGTGGAGAATTATGGGATATTCCAGAAGATATTACCAATATCATAACTTTCCAAAATCAAAGGGAACAGGACATTCCTGAATTAGCAGGTATTGTCAGAAACTGTAAAATTGATTTGGGAATAATGACTGATGATATTGACTGGAGTAATGATGCCAGACCAAAAGTTGCTCCAATTTATTTCCAACAATCATCACAAGGTAGATATGTAAGATTTGACAATAATACAATTAACCTTACAGAATTATCCTACAGGGGAAACTATTCAACTTTGTGGTCAATTTACAACTGCAATAACCATACGGAATTAATAAATAATAACATGTACTTAAGTGGTCATAAATATTTATATGCAATAGAAAACTGTGCCTCAAATACCAACATATCAGGTAACAATATTGTAGTAAATGGTACACATTATACTGCAGGTGTATATATTACCGGAGTGGATATGCAGAATAACACTGTAGAAAACAATAATATTACCTTATACTCTGGTTATGGACATGCAGGAATCAATGGTAAAGAAGAAGACAGTGGATATGCAGTTGTAATTGAGGACCGAGGATATGGTGGAGCAACATATGATGAAAATAAAGGAACTGCAGTATATAACAACAAGATACTAAACAACAACATCACATCATACGGTAATAACCCATACAGTATAGAACATTTCGGTGGAAAAAACACTACAATAGCAGGAAACAACATAACAGCACAGGGATACAACCCAGCAGGTATAGCACTCACAGGAGTAAATGTAACCATAGAAAACAACACCATAAAATCATATGCACTTACCAACATAACTGGTGGAACAGTAGACTACTTCCCTGCAGTAAGTACAGGAGTATTACTCCAATGGTCCAGAAACACAACCCTTAACAACAATGTTATAGAAGTGGAAAACGGAACGGGAGTTACCGCCAACAAGTATACAGAACTTTACCTAATAAATAACAACATTACAACGACAGATGACTATGCAGTTGCATTATATAATGTGAAAGATTCATCAGTAACTGAGAATACCCTCATTGCAAGAACCCTTGTGGGTGATGCTGCAGTACTTGACAACAATGGAACAAATAATGTAATACAACTCAATCTACCTGCAGAGCCTGTCAAGGAATACTCACTTCAAATAGACACGACAGAATTTACACAAGGTACAAATGCAACAATCACGGCAAGCATATACTACGGTGATGATATAGCAACAGACATCAACAAGGGAAAAGTAACCTTCAAAGTAAACGGTAAAACCCTTAAAGACACAAACGGTAAGATAATCTATGTAAAAGTAGTAAACGGACAGGCAACAATAGAAAACTATCTTGTACCAGATACATGGAATAACCAATCCACAATAGAGGCAATATACTCCGGTTCTGCGGATCTGGAAAAAATGTCAAGTGGAAAGATAGACATGACAGTAACACCAAAAGAAGTAACATTAACAACTAGTGACATCACGTCAACTGCCGGTTCACAGGTACAACTTACGGCAACACTAAGTGACAATACAATCAATACCGGTAAAATAGTATTTAAAATCAACGGTAAAACTGTCAAAGATGAAAATGGTAAAGTAATATACGCTAAAGTGGTTAACGGCCAGGTAACTGTAAATTACACAATACCAGAATCCATGAAGACGGATACTTATACTATTACTGCTGTGTACATATCATCAAACAGTGAAAAACTAACAGCAGAGGCAACGTTAACTGTAGCAAAGCCATCAAATAATTAG